In a genomic window of Carassius carassius chromosome 43, fCarCar2.1, whole genome shotgun sequence:
- the LOC132125101 gene encoding protein preY, mitochondrial-like: MSHALRTLGTGVFSVQRSVSVVKIRSAAVKDGQSQPFDESLLEFLVCPLSKKTLRYDESYNELINEELGIAYPIIDGIPKMIPQDARMIHKSGATEKPTQS; the protein is encoded by the exons ATGTCTCATGCATTGAGGACACTTGGCACTGGAGTGTTTAGCGTGCAGAGATCTGTGAGCGTCGTGAAGATCCGCAGCGCTGCAGTGAAGGACGGCCAGAGTCAGCCGTTTGATGAGTCTCTGCTGGAGTTTCTTGTGTGTCCACTGTCCAAAAAAACCCTGAG GTACGACGAAAGTTACAACGAATTAATAAACGAAGAGCTTGGTATCGCATATCCCATCATTGATGGTATTCCTAAGATGATCCCACAAGATGCAAGAATGATCCATAAGAGCGGAGCGACTGAAAAACCCACTCAATCTTGA
- the si:ch211-176l24.4 gene encoding uncharacterized protein si:ch211-176l24.4, with protein MASLPTMKNIPNVENAFKASKKHKNKKRKKEKKDKGKKHVPDFLFHDGCHEAVFTQMQETKKRKKPKTKIKPKEDFQQPTLNKQFKQPEDTHQTQPIICISPDQKTPHSPVKECNRSVKRKKRVVFNLPPEQSQAPKTNDEEYGKKQLVSESSLESNTAEEMTSQDLFIIQKSFLDPYVEISSTSSSITDGKLPENLSCSLTAEATTQTENFFTFPALSTSLRFQQNTSKSLEEPVDLSLPNRIRQMHGPKQPTVDSEKPPMLKISGTSSEDGDTVPKAKGDLLQLKVIQTRLNESFFFKVKGEDSPKPMCPLMKLTERVEKRTKK; from the coding sequence ATGGCTTCTCTCCCAACAATGAAGAACATTCCCAATGTTGAAAATGCCTTTAAAGCAtccaagaaacacaaaaacaagaaaaggaaaaaggaaaaaaaggataAGGGCAAAAAGCATGTGCCTGACTTCTTGTTCCACGACGGCTGCCATGAGGCAGTGTTTACACAAATGCAAGAgactaagaaaagaaaaaagccaaAGACAAAAATCAAACCGAAGGAAGACTTTCAGCAACCTACATTAAATAAACAGTTCAAGCAACCTGAAGATACGCACCAAACTCAGCCCATCATCTGCATCTCCCCTGATCAGAAGACACCACATTCACCTGTGAAGGAGTGTAATAGAAGTGTTAAACGTAAAAAGAGAGTCGTTTTCAACTTGCCACCGGAGCAGAGCCAAGCTCCAAAGACAAATGATGAAGAATATGGAAAGAAGCAGCTGGTCAGTGAAAGCAGCTTGGAATCCAACACAGCTGAAGAAATGACCAGCCAAGACCTGTTTATTATACAGAAATCATTCTTGGATCCATATGTGGAGATCTCCAGCACCTCAAGCTCCATTACTGATGGGAAGCTGCCAGAGAACCTCTCATGTAGTTTAACTGCTGAAGCAACAACTCAAACCGAAAACTTCTTCACGTTCCCAGCACTCTCCACTTCGCTCAGGTTTCAGCAGAACACGTCCAAAAGCCTGGAGGAACCAGTAGACCTGAGCCTGCCAAACAGAATAAGACAAATGCACGGTCCAAAACAACCCACTGTAGATTCTGAGAAACCACCCATGCTGAAGATATCAGGCACATCCAGTGAAGACGGTGATACGGTGCCCAAGGCCAAAGGTGATCTGCTCCAGCTGAAGGTCATCCAGACCCGCTTGAACGAGTCTTTCTTTTTTAAGGTGAAGGGTGAAGACTCTCCGAAGCCCATGTGCCCTTTGATGAAGCTCACGGAAAGAGTTGAGAAAAGAACGAAGAAGTAA
- the LOC132125103 gene encoding phosphatidylinositol N-acetylglucosaminyltransferase subunit Y has protein sequence MFFSLSTVTVLVPLISLSGLFYSAAVDENFPQGCTSASSVCFYSLLLPVTIPVYVFFHLWKWMGIKLFRHN, from the coding sequence ATGTTTTTCTCCCTGTCTACAGTGACTGTTCTTGTACCACTGATATCTTTGTCTGGACTTTTTTACTCTGCAGCAGTGGATGAAAATTTCCCTCAAGGCTGTACGAGCGCAAGCAGCGTGTGTTTCTACAGCCTGCTGCTGCCAGTAACAATTCCTGTCTATGTTTTCTTTCACCTttggaagtggatgggaatcaagcTGTTTAGACACAATTAA